A window of Actinomadura viridis genomic DNA:
TCGACCGCCAGCCTCCGGGTCTCCTCGGCCTCGGCCAGCCGCCCGAGGACGCGGTCGCGGCGCTCGGCGTCGGCGAGCCGGCGCCGGGCGTCCTGGACGGCGGCCTCGGCGCCCGCGCGGCCGGCGGCGGTGATCCGCGCGTCGTCGCAGGCGGCGCGCAGCTCCTCCACCTGGCCGGGCAGGCCGTCCAGGTCCGCGGCGACCTCGGCCTCCCGCGGTTCCAGGCGCGCGCGTTCGGCGGACAGCCCGTGCCGTTCGGCGGTGACCTGGGCGAGCCGCGCCGCCAGGGCGCGCTTGCCGTCGAGCGCGGCGATGTCGTCGCGGCGGGTCCGTTCGGCCTTGGCCAGCACGTCCTCGGCGGCGCCGGGCGCGACCAGCGCGGCCACCCGCGAACGGGTCAGCGCGGCCCGGTCCTGGGCGGCCTTGGCGCGGTGGGTGCGGTCGGTGAGGTTGCGCAGCAGCGGCAGGACCCGGTCGGCGCGGGCCGCGGCGTCGAGCCGGGAGGTCAGCTCGGCGCGCTCCCCGGCGCGCTCGCGCAGGCGTTCCTGGCGGTGCCGCGCCTCGGCGTGGGCCCGCCGCCGTTCGGCGAGCACCCGCCCCTGGTCGAGCGCGGTGCGGGCGGCCGTGACGTCACCGGCGAGGCGGTCGCGCAGCTCCGCCGCCGCGGCCTCGATCGCCGCGTGCTGGCCGGCCAGCTCGGCCGCCCACGCGGGCAGCGCCTCGATGTCGGCGAACGGCTCCTCGGCCTGTCCGGCGCCGTGCGGGTCGTCGCCCCGGCGCGGCCGGGGCACCGGCCCGGGGGACGGGGGCGCGGGCTCGGTACGGGGCGGCGGGGCGCCGGTCGCCTCGGCGACGCGGTCGGCGACGGACCCGGCCACCGTACGGAGGGCCGCCGCCTCCCGGCCGGTCGCGGCGCGGCGGTCGGCCAGCCACTTCTCGACCTGGGTGAAGACCTCGGCGGCGAAGAGGCGTTCCAGCACCTTGCGGCGCTCCTCGGCGTTCGCGCGCAGGAAGCTCGCGAACTCGCCCTGCGGCAGCATCGCGACCTGGCAGAACTGCGCGGCCGTCATGCCGAGCAGCCCGCCGATGAGGTCTCCGGCCTCGTCCAGCCGGGTCGACAGGCCCGTCCACTCGCCGTGTTCGAGCTCTTCGAGGAGGACCTTGGCCTTCTCCTGCGTGGTGCCGGAGCCGCGGATCTTGGGACGGTCCCACGCGGGCGAGCGGGTGACGCGCAGGCGCCGGCCGCGGATGGTGGCCTCCAGCACGACCCGGGGCGCCACGTCCGGGGCGGCGTGGTCGCTGCGCAGGCCCTTGACGGCGTTGCGCGCGCCGGGCACCTGCCCGTAGAGCGCGTAGCAGACGGCGTCGAGCACGCTGGTCTTGCCCGCGCCCGTCTGGCCCTGGATGAGGAACAGCCCGGCGTCCGACAGCGCGTCGAAGTCGATCTCCTCGGTGCCCGAGAACGGCCCGAACGCGGTGACCTCCAGCCGATGCAGCCGCACGCCGCCTCACACCCCCAGGCTCTTGTGGCGGAAGCTCTCGAACGCCTCGTGCAGCAGCTCCCGTTCGGCCTCGGTCGCCTCGGCCTGGCCCATCTCGGCGACGAAGTCACCGGCGATGTCCAGCTCCGACCTCTCGCTGACCCGTTCGGACCAGGTGCGCGAGCCCTCCCCCGCGCCGCCCTCGGGCTCGAAGCCGAGCACCAGGGTGTGCGGGAACCGGGCGCGCAGCCGCTCCATCGCGGCCGACGGCCGCTGCCGGTCGGTGAGGGTGATCTGCAGCCAGTGATCCTCGACCGCCTCGTACGCGGGGTCGGCCAGGATGTCGTCGATGCGCCCGCGGAGGCGGGCCAGCGGGCGCGGCACCGGAGCCTCCACGAACTCGGCGGCCGGCCCCTCCGCCGCGCCGCCCGTGCCCAGATCGACCAGCCAGGAACCCTTGACATGGGCGTCCTCGGAGAAGGAGTAGGCCAGCGGGGACCCCGAGTAGCGCACCCGGTCGGTCATCCGCTGCCGCCCGTGCAGGTGCCCCAGCGCCACGTAGTCGACCCCGGCGAACACCTGGACCGGGACCGAGGAGGCCCCGCCGACGGAGATGTCGCGTTCGCTGTCGCTGGCCGCTCCCCCGGTGACGAAGGCGTGCGCCATCACGACCGTGCGCAGGCCCGTCCGGGTCGCCATGTCGGCCCGGACCCGGCGCATGGCCTCGCCGAGCGCGGCGGTGTGGCCGCGCTCGTCCAGGCTCCAGGGGTGGCGGACCAGCTCCGGCTCCAGGTAGGGGATGGGGTAGACGGCCGCGTCCCCGATGAGGACGGGCTCCCCCACCCGCGCCGGGTCGGTCCGCACGTGGACGCCCGAGCCGTCCATCAGGGCCGAGCCGAAGCCGAGCCGCTGCACCGAGTCGTGGTTGCCCGCGATCAGCACGACGCGGGTCAGCTCCCGCAGCCGGACGAGGGCCTCGTCGCACAGCCGGACGGCGTCCACGGCGGGCAGCGCGCGGTCGTAGACGTCGCCGGAGATCAGCACGCAGTCGACCCGCTCCGCCCGTACGGTCTCGACCAGGTGGTCGACGAAGTCCGCCTGGGCTCCCAGGAGGTCCTCGCGGTGGAACGAGCGGCCCAGGTGCCAGTCGGAAGTGTGGAGGAGTCGCATGTCGCAGACACCCTAGGCGTCACCTCCGACACATCCGGCGCAGAAACGCCGGGGGCCCCGGAACGATCTCCGATATCCCGGCGGAACACCCATCAACACCCCCGAACCCCCCGGCGGCGCGGCCTCCCTTAGGGTGGCGATCGTGACCGGGCTTCCCTACGTGCTGCTGAGCTGCGCCATGTCGGTCGACGGGTACATCGACGACGCGAGCCCCGAACGGCTGCGGCTGTCCAGCCCGGCGGACTTCGACCGCGTCGACGGCGTCCGCGCGAGCTGCGACGCCATCCTGGTCGGGGCGGGGACGATCCGCGGGGACGACCCGAAGCTGCTCATCAAGTCGCAGGCCCGGCGGGACCGGCGGGCCCAGCGCGGCCTGCCGCCCGACCTCACCAAGGTGACGATCACCCTCGGCGGCGATCTCGACCCGGAGGCCAGGTTCTTCACCACCGGCGACTCGCCCAAGCTGGTGTACGCGCCGCCGCGGACCGTCCCGGCGCTGGCGGAACGGCTGGGCGACCGCGCGGAGGTGGTGGACGCGGGCGACCCGCCGAGCCTGACCGCGATGCTCGCCGACCTCGGGGCCCGGGGCGTGCGGCGGCTCATGGTCGAGGGCGGCGGCGAGGTGCACACCCGCTTCCTCACCGCCGGGCTGGCCGACGAGCTGCAGCTGGTGGTCGCCCCGTTCTTCCTCGGCGACCCCTCCGCCCCGCGCTTCGTCGGGCCGGGGGTGTTCCCGCAGTCGCCCGGGCGCCCGATGCGGCTGGCCGAGTCCACCCGGATCGGCGATCTGGTGCTGCTGCGCTACCTGATCGGCGGCTCCCGTGGATGACCCGCGCTGGCTGGGGCTGGCCTGTGACCTCGCCGGCCGCTGCCCGCCGTCGCGGACGGCCTTCTCGGTGGGCGCGGTCATCGTCGGACCGGACGGCCTGGAGATCTCCCGTGGCTTCTCCCGGGAGAACGATCCGCACGACCACGCCGAGGAGTCCGCCCTGGCCAAGATCGCCCGCCGGGACGGCACCGATCCGTCCGGTGCCGGCCTGTCCGGTGCCAACCTGCCCGGGGCCGACCTGTCCGGGGCGACGATCTACAGCTCGCTGGAGCCGTGCGGGGAGCGCAAGTCCCGTCCGCTGACCTGCACCGATCTCATCCTCGCGGCGGGCCTGCGCCGGGTCGTGTTCGCCTGGCGGGAGCCGTCGCTCTTCGTCCCGGGCACCGGCGCCGAACGCCTGCGCGACCACGGCGTCGAGGTCGTCGAGATGCCCGCGCTGGCCGGACGCGCCCGCCTGCCCAACGCGCACCTGCTCGGCCCCTGACCCGGGCTCGGCCCCTGACCCGGGCTCGGTCCCTGACCCCGGATCGACCCTCACCCCGTACGGGGCCCCCTGCCCCCGGACGGGGACGGGCGGCCTCGTGGACCGGAAGGCGGGCCGGGCCCTTGCCAATCCCCCGGGGAGGCATGACATGCTTGGTGCCCAAGCAAGCATTCGGTCAAGCTTCCTGGGCGCGGAGAGGGTACGCCAGCATGCGCGAGCACGATCGGTTGTTCATCGGCGGCCAGTGGACCATCCCGGCCGGGACCGGCACCATCGACGTCGTCTCCCCCCACACCGAGGAGGTCGTCGGCCGCGTCCCCGACGGGACCCCGGCCGACATGGACGCGGCCGTCGCCGCCGCGCGCGCGGCCTTCGACCACGGCCCCTGGCCCCGCATGACCCCGGCCGAGCGCGCCGAGGTCCTGGGCCGCCTCTCGGCCATCTACGCCGAGCGGCAGCAGGCCATGGCCGACCTGGTCACCGAGCAGATGGGGTCCCCCATCCTGTTCTCCATCTTCGGCCAGGCCGCCCTGCCCCAGATGGTCCTGCAGTACTACGCCGACCTGGCCGCCACCTTCACCTGGGACGACGAACGTCCCGGCATGCTCGGGCCGGTCACCGTCACCCGCGAGCCCGTCGGCGTCGTCGCCGCCATCTACCCCTGGAACGTCCCCCAGTTCACCCTGATGCTCAAGCTCGCCCCGGCGCTGATCGCCGGGTGCACGGTGGTGGCCAAGCCCTCCCCCGAGGCGCCGCTGGACGCCTACCTCCTCGCCGAGTGGATCCAGGAGGCCGGACTGCCGCCGGGCGTGGTCAACTTCGTCCCCGCGGGCCGCGAGACCGGCGCCTACCTCGTCGAGCATCCCGGGGTCGACAAGGTCGCCTTCACCGGCTCCACCGCCGCCGGACGCGAGATCGGTGCCGCCTGCGGGCGCCTCCTGCGTCCCGCCACCCTGGAGCTGGGCGGCAAGTCCGCCGCCATCATCTGCCAGGACGCCGACCTGGACGTCACCATCGAGGGCCTGAAGATGGCCTCGCTGATGAACAACGGCCAGGCCTGCGCCGCCCAGACCCGCATCCTGGCCCCCCGCTCCCGCTACGACGAGGTCGCCGACGCCCTGGCCGCCATGGTCTCGGGCCTCACCGTCGGCGACCCCGCCGACTACGGCACCGAGATCGGCCCCATGGCCGCGCGGCGCCAGCAGGAGCGCGTCGAGAACTACATCCGCATCGGCCAGGACGAGGGCGCCAAGCTCCTCACCGGCGGCCTCACCCGGCCCCACGACCAGGGCTGGTACGTCGCCCCCACCGTCTTCGCCGACGT
This region includes:
- a CDS encoding RibD family protein; its protein translation is MTGLPYVLLSCAMSVDGYIDDASPERLRLSSPADFDRVDGVRASCDAILVGAGTIRGDDPKLLIKSQARRDRRAQRGLPPDLTKVTITLGGDLDPEARFFTTGDSPKLVYAPPRTVPALAERLGDRAEVVDAGDPPSLTAMLADLGARGVRRLMVEGGGEVHTRFLTAGLADELQLVVAPFFLGDPSAPRFVGPGVFPQSPGRPMRLAESTRIGDLVLLRYLIGGSRG
- a CDS encoding exonuclease SbcCD subunit D, with the protein product MRLLHTSDWHLGRSFHREDLLGAQADFVDHLVETVRAERVDCVLISGDVYDRALPAVDAVRLCDEALVRLRELTRVVLIAGNHDSVQRLGFGSALMDGSGVHVRTDPARVGEPVLIGDAAVYPIPYLEPELVRHPWSLDERGHTAALGEAMRRVRADMATRTGLRTVVMAHAFVTGGAASDSERDISVGGASSVPVQVFAGVDYVALGHLHGRQRMTDRVRYSGSPLAYSFSEDAHVKGSWLVDLGTGGAAEGPAAEFVEAPVPRPLARLRGRIDDILADPAYEAVEDHWLQITLTDRQRPSAAMERLRARFPHTLVLGFEPEGGAGEGSRTWSERVSERSELDIAGDFVAEMGQAEATEAERELLHEAFESFRHKSLGV
- a CDS encoding aldehyde dehydrogenase — encoded protein: MREHDRLFIGGQWTIPAGTGTIDVVSPHTEEVVGRVPDGTPADMDAAVAAARAAFDHGPWPRMTPAERAEVLGRLSAIYAERQQAMADLVTEQMGSPILFSIFGQAALPQMVLQYYADLAATFTWDDERPGMLGPVTVTREPVGVVAAIYPWNVPQFTLMLKLAPALIAGCTVVAKPSPEAPLDAYLLAEWIQEAGLPPGVVNFVPAGRETGAYLVEHPGVDKVAFTGSTAAGREIGAACGRLLRPATLELGGKSAAIICQDADLDVTIEGLKMASLMNNGQACAAQTRILAPRSRYDEVADALAAMVSGLTVGDPADYGTEIGPMAARRQQERVENYIRIGQDEGAKLLTGGLTRPHDQGWYVAPTVFADVSNSMRIAREEIFGPVLVLIPYNDEDDAITIANDSDYGLGGSVWTGDVDHGVDLARRVRTGSCGVNLYVLDPNTPFGGYKNSGLGRELGPEGLNPYLEYKAIPRPTPA
- a CDS encoding dCMP deaminase, which encodes MDDPRWLGLACDLAGRCPPSRTAFSVGAVIVGPDGLEISRGFSRENDPHDHAEESALAKIARRDGTDPSGAGLSGANLPGADLSGATIYSSLEPCGERKSRPLTCTDLILAAGLRRVVFAWREPSLFVPGTGAERLRDHGVEVVEMPALAGRARLPNAHLLGP